The following coding sequences lie in one Cupriavidus sp. WKF15 genomic window:
- the dnaG gene encoding DNA primase — translation MIPQSFIQDLLNRVDIVDVVGKYVQLKKGGANFMGLCPFHNEKSPSFTVSPTKQFYHCFGCGAHGSAIGFLMEYSGQSYPEAVRELAQSVGMSVPEERDRLPPGQRAEQQARSVALSDAMTRATDFYRRQLRGAPQAIQYLKGRGLTGEIAASFGLGYAPDDWQGLEAVFGSYRDDAIAAPLVESGLLIESSEKRDADGKPRRYDRFRDRIMFPIRNTKGAVIGFGGRVMGQGEPKYLNSPETPLFSKGTELYGLFEARHAIRETGYVLVVEGYMDVVALAQLGFANAVATLGTACTPVHVQKLLRQTDSVVFSFDGDAAGRRAARRALEACLPHVADNKAIRFLFLPAEHDPDSYVREEGTEAFAAQVRDAMPLSRFLLQSVTEELDMRQPEGRARAQYEAKPLLQAMPAGGLRLQIIRELADATGTTPAEIEAICGLRSDPARAGRFAQPRPRARRQAPTGLEQRVLQLLMCYPSLSARLDEDSRALLLGAEGGDAEVLAHLVAACDEVEGQVNFAAFSEHLAQSPYAEVYAAARTAVLREEIEEEPATQEFDAAVTKLLAEPLSRELERLQAAVVAGTADEAAKERMRWLVGEVHRRRRLG, via the coding sequence GTGATTCCGCAATCCTTCATTCAGGACCTGCTCAACCGTGTCGACATTGTCGATGTGGTGGGCAAGTATGTGCAGCTGAAGAAGGGCGGCGCCAATTTCATGGGGCTTTGCCCGTTTCACAACGAGAAGTCCCCGTCTTTCACGGTATCGCCCACCAAGCAGTTCTATCACTGCTTCGGCTGTGGGGCGCACGGCTCAGCCATTGGTTTCCTGATGGAGTATTCCGGGCAGTCCTACCCGGAAGCGGTCCGGGAGCTGGCCCAGTCGGTCGGCATGTCCGTCCCCGAGGAGCGCGATCGCCTGCCGCCGGGCCAGCGCGCCGAGCAGCAGGCACGCTCGGTGGCCTTGTCCGATGCCATGACGCGCGCTACCGATTTCTACCGGCGCCAGCTGCGGGGCGCCCCGCAAGCTATCCAGTATCTGAAAGGACGTGGGCTGACGGGCGAGATCGCGGCCAGTTTCGGCCTTGGCTACGCGCCGGACGACTGGCAGGGCCTGGAGGCCGTGTTTGGCAGCTACCGGGACGACGCGATCGCGGCCCCGCTGGTGGAGTCCGGCCTTCTGATCGAGAGCAGTGAAAAGCGCGATGCGGACGGCAAGCCACGCCGCTACGACCGCTTCCGCGATCGCATCATGTTCCCCATCCGTAATACCAAGGGGGCCGTCATCGGCTTTGGCGGGCGGGTCATGGGGCAGGGCGAGCCCAAGTACCTGAACTCGCCGGAGACGCCGCTGTTCAGCAAGGGCACCGAATTGTACGGGCTGTTTGAGGCCCGTCACGCCATCCGGGAAACCGGCTACGTCCTGGTGGTCGAAGGGTATATGGATGTCGTGGCGCTGGCGCAGCTCGGGTTTGCCAATGCCGTGGCCACGCTGGGCACGGCGTGCACGCCCGTGCACGTGCAGAAGCTGTTGCGGCAGACCGATTCGGTGGTGTTCTCGTTCGACGGGGATGCGGCGGGCCGCCGTGCCGCGCGCCGGGCCCTGGAGGCCTGCTTGCCGCACGTGGCCGACAACAAGGCCATTCGCTTCCTGTTCCTGCCGGCCGAGCACGATCCGGACAGCTATGTGCGCGAAGAGGGAACCGAGGCGTTTGCGGCGCAGGTGCGCGATGCCATGCCGCTATCACGCTTCCTGCTGCAGTCGGTGACGGAAGAGCTGGACATGCGCCAGCCCGAAGGCCGCGCCCGCGCGCAGTACGAGGCCAAGCCGCTGCTGCAGGCCATGCCGGCCGGCGGCCTGCGGCTACAGATTATCCGCGAACTTGCCGATGCTACCGGCACGACGCCCGCCGAAATCGAGGCGATCTGCGGCCTGCGCAGCGACCCGGCCCGCGCTGGCCGCTTTGCGCAGCCGCGCCCGCGCGCCCGGCGCCAGGCACCGACCGGCCTGGAGCAGCGCGTGCTGCAGTTGCTGATGTGCTATCCGTCACTATCGGCGCGGCTGGACGAGGATAGCCGGGCGCTGCTGCTTGGAGCGGAGGGCGGCGATGCCGAGGTGCTCGCGCACCTGGTCGCCGCCTGCGACGAGGTGGAGGGGCAGGTGAATTTTGCGGCATTCAGCGAGCATCTCGCGCAATCGCCCTATGCCGAGGTGTATGCGGCAGCGCGCACGGCGGTGCTGCGCGAAGAGATTGAAGAGGAGCCCGCGACACAAGAGTTCGACGCGGCCGTCACGAAGCTGCTGGCCGAACCACTGAGCCGGGAGCTGGAAAGGCTTCAGGCCGCCGTGGTGGCGGGTACTGCGGATGAGGCGGCCAAGGAGCGCATGCGCTGGCTGGTCGGCGAAGTCCATCGTCGCAGACGGCTTGGGTAG
- a CDS encoding GatB/YqeY domain-containing protein yields the protein MSLKARISDDMKAAMRARETERLGTIRLLQAAIKQREVDERIELDDAAVLAVVDKMLKQRKDSITQFQQAGRDDLVQKEQAEVEVLKVYMPAALSDAEVAAEVQQAVADTGAAGPQDMGKVMGVLKAKLAGRADMTAVSAQVKAALAK from the coding sequence ATGTCCCTCAAAGCCCGAATCAGCGACGACATGAAGGCCGCCATGCGCGCCCGCGAAACCGAGCGCCTCGGCACCATCCGCCTGTTGCAAGCGGCGATCAAACAGCGTGAAGTCGACGAGCGCATCGAGTTGGACGACGCCGCAGTGCTGGCGGTTGTGGACAAAATGCTCAAGCAGCGCAAGGACTCGATCACCCAATTCCAGCAGGCAGGTCGCGACGACCTGGTGCAGAAGGAGCAGGCCGAGGTCGAAGTGCTGAAGGTCTATATGCCGGCCGCGCTGTCCGATGCCGAAGTGGCCGCTGAAGTCCAGCAGGCCGTCGCAGATACCGGTGCCGCCGGCCCGCAGGATATGGGCAAGGTCATGGGCGTGCTCAAGGCCAAGCTGGCTGGCCGTGCCGACATGACCGCCGTGTCTGCGCAGGTCAAGGCCGCCCTTGCCAAGTAA
- a CDS encoding NAD(P)/FAD-dependent oxidoreductase, which translates to MSGSAGLQAGRYDVAVLGAGAAGMMCAAVAGQGGARVVLIDHATRLAEKIRISGGGRCNFTNLQAGPANYLSANPHFCRSALARYTPQHFLDLMRRYRIDWHEKHRGQLFCNDSAEDVIAMLRAECDAGHVRWQTGCSVAEIRREGDDYLLLTSQGTVRAGAIVVATGGLSIPKIGATDFGYRIARQFGLKVVETRPALVPLTFDGQAWQPFVPLAGVSLEVDISTGSGKTAGAFREDLLWTHRGLSGPAVLQISSFWHPGTPIKIDLFDGEDAGGWLLEQKAGTRKHLANLLAQRLPARLADAWCTAAGVDGSLPLHDIADKALRRLGAALNDWRLVPSGTEGYRKAEVTLGGVDTRGLSSTTMMAREVQGLYFIGEVVDVTGWLGGYNFQWAWASAVAAGQAVAEAARSGRAVA; encoded by the coding sequence ATGAGCGGTTCGGCGGGCTTGCAGGCGGGCCGGTATGACGTGGCGGTGCTGGGCGCGGGAGCGGCCGGCATGATGTGCGCCGCCGTGGCGGGCCAGGGCGGCGCACGCGTGGTGTTGATCGACCATGCCACGCGGCTGGCCGAAAAGATCCGGATTTCCGGCGGCGGCCGCTGCAATTTCACCAATCTGCAGGCGGGGCCGGCCAACTACCTGTCGGCCAATCCTCACTTCTGCCGCTCGGCGCTGGCGCGCTACACGCCGCAGCATTTCCTGGACCTGATGCGGCGCTACCGCATCGACTGGCACGAGAAGCATCGCGGCCAGCTGTTCTGCAACGACAGCGCCGAAGACGTCATCGCCATGCTGCGCGCCGAGTGCGACGCCGGCCATGTGCGCTGGCAGACCGGCTGCAGCGTCGCCGAGATCCGCCGCGAGGGCGACGACTACCTGTTGCTGACCTCGCAGGGTACCGTGCGCGCGGGGGCGATCGTAGTGGCAACCGGCGGCCTGTCGATCCCGAAGATCGGGGCCACCGACTTCGGCTACCGCATTGCCCGCCAGTTCGGCCTGAAGGTCGTGGAAACCCGGCCGGCGCTGGTGCCGCTGACCTTCGACGGCCAGGCCTGGCAACCGTTTGTGCCGCTGGCGGGGGTGTCGCTCGAGGTGGATATCTCTACTGGCTCGGGCAAGACTGCGGGCGCTTTCCGCGAAGACCTGCTGTGGACGCACCGTGGCCTGTCCGGTCCGGCGGTGCTGCAGATATCGAGCTTCTGGCACCCGGGGACGCCCATCAAGATTGACCTGTTCGATGGCGAGGATGCCGGCGGCTGGCTGCTCGAGCAGAAGGCTGGCACCCGCAAGCACCTGGCCAACCTGCTGGCCCAGCGTTTGCCGGCGCGGCTGGCGGACGCCTGGTGCACGGCCGCCGGTGTGGACGGCAGCCTGCCGCTGCATGATATTGCGGACAAGGCGCTGCGTAGGCTGGGGGCGGCGCTGAACGACTGGCGCCTGGTGCCGTCCGGTACGGAAGGCTATCGCAAGGCCGAAGTGACGCTGGGCGGGGTCGATACGCGCGGGCTGTCTTCCACCACCATGATGGCGCGTGAGGTTCAGGGACTCTATTTCATTGGCGAAGTGGTCGATGTGACCGGGTGGCTCGGAGGCTACAATTTCCAGTGGGCCTGGGCTTCGGCCGTCGCGGCCGGACAGGCCGTGGCCGAGGCCGCGCGCAGTGGCCGCGCCGTGGCGTGA
- the tsaD gene encoding tRNA (adenosine(37)-N6)-threonylcarbamoyltransferase complex transferase subunit TsaD, whose product MLVLGIESSCDETGLALYDTDAGLLAHALHSQIAMHRDYGGVVPELASRDHIRRVLPLLQQVLGDAGRTRADIDAIAFTQGPGLAGALLVGASVANALGFALNVPMIGVHHLEGHLLSPLLTREPPPFPFVALLVSGGHTQLMEVKGIGDYALLGETLDDAAGEAFDKTAKLLGLGYPGGPEVSRLAEFGVPGAFELPRPMLHSGNLDFSFAGLKTAVLTQTRKLANTCEQDRANLARAFVDAIVDVLAAKSMSALKQTGHKRLVVAGGVGANRQLRERLDQLGKQRKIDVYYPDLAFCTDNGAMIAFAGAMRLQAAPQLAQRNYGYGVTPRWDLSDIRLPSAA is encoded by the coding sequence ATGCTTGTCCTCGGCATCGAATCCTCCTGCGACGAAACCGGCCTGGCCCTCTACGACACCGACGCCGGCCTGCTCGCGCATGCCCTGCATTCGCAGATCGCGATGCACCGCGATTACGGCGGCGTGGTACCCGAGCTGGCTTCGCGCGACCACATCCGCCGCGTGCTGCCGCTACTGCAGCAGGTGCTGGGCGACGCCGGCCGCACCCGCGCCGACATCGACGCGATTGCATTCACCCAGGGCCCGGGACTGGCCGGTGCGCTGCTGGTCGGCGCCTCGGTCGCCAATGCGCTGGGCTTCGCGCTGAACGTGCCGATGATCGGCGTGCATCATCTCGAAGGCCACCTGCTGTCGCCGCTGCTTACGCGCGAGCCGCCGCCGTTCCCGTTCGTGGCGCTGCTGGTTTCCGGCGGCCACACCCAGTTGATGGAAGTGAAAGGCATCGGCGACTATGCCCTGCTCGGCGAAACGCTCGACGACGCTGCCGGCGAAGCCTTCGACAAGACCGCCAAGCTTCTCGGCCTCGGCTATCCCGGCGGCCCCGAGGTCTCGCGCCTGGCCGAGTTCGGCGTGCCCGGCGCGTTCGAGCTGCCGCGGCCGATGCTGCATTCGGGCAACCTCGACTTCTCGTTTGCCGGGCTCAAGACCGCCGTGCTGACGCAGACGCGCAAGCTGGCCAACACCTGCGAGCAGGACCGCGCCAACCTGGCGCGCGCATTCGTCGATGCCATCGTCGATGTACTGGCCGCAAAATCCATGTCCGCGCTCAAGCAGACCGGCCACAAGCGGCTGGTGGTAGCCGGCGGCGTCGGCGCCAACCGGCAGCTGCGCGAACGCCTGGACCAGCTCGGCAAGCAGCGCAAGATCGACGTCTATTACCCGGACCTGGCCTTCTGCACCGACAACGGCGCGATGATCGCTTTCGCCGGCGCCATGCGCCTGCAGGCCGCGCCCCAGCTCGCTCAGCGCAACTACGGCTATGGCGTGACGCCGCGCTGGGACCTGTCGGATATCCGCCTGCCATCTGCAGCCTGA
- the folE2 gene encoding GTP cyclohydrolase FolE2 has translation MNDINPAFVMPDVQSSRDTRQIPIQRVGVRGVRYPVSLKTPAGVVPSVGTFNLDVHLPAEVKGTHMSRFVALLEEERAPLELASFRVLLDKMLEKLEAEAGRIEVTFPYFISKIAPVSGVESLMDYEVTLTGEIRNGVTRVFLKALVPVTSLCPCSKKISQYGAHNQRSHITMNVELAGELPVEALVRMAEEEASCELWGLLKRPDEKFVTERAYENPKFVEDLVRDIAMRLNADERIVAYVLEAENFESIHNHSAYAVIERDKRLEPAA, from the coding sequence ATGAATGACATCAATCCCGCCTTCGTGATGCCCGACGTCCAGTCGAGCCGTGACACCCGCCAGATCCCCATCCAGCGTGTCGGTGTCAGGGGCGTGCGCTACCCGGTCTCGCTGAAGACGCCGGCCGGCGTGGTCCCGAGCGTGGGCACCTTCAACCTCGACGTGCACCTGCCTGCCGAGGTCAAGGGCACGCATATGTCGCGCTTCGTCGCGCTGCTGGAAGAAGAGCGCGCCCCGCTGGAGCTGGCAAGCTTCCGCGTGCTGCTCGACAAGATGCTGGAAAAGCTGGAAGCCGAGGCGGGCCGCATCGAAGTCACGTTCCCGTACTTCATCAGCAAGATCGCGCCCGTGTCTGGCGTGGAGTCGCTGATGGACTACGAGGTCACGCTGACCGGCGAGATCCGCAACGGCGTGACGCGCGTGTTCCTGAAGGCGCTGGTGCCGGTGACGAGCCTGTGCCCATGCTCGAAGAAGATCTCGCAGTACGGCGCGCACAACCAGCGTTCGCACATCACGATGAACGTGGAGCTTGCCGGCGAGCTGCCGGTGGAAGCGCTGGTGCGCATGGCCGAAGAAGAGGCCTCGTGCGAGCTGTGGGGCCTGCTCAAGCGGCCCGACGAGAAGTTCGTGACCGAGCGCGCCTACGAGAACCCGAAGTTCGTGGAAGACCTGGTGCGCGACATCGCCATGCGGCTCAATGCCGATGAGCGCATCGTCGCCTATGTGCTCGAAGCCGAGAACTTCGAGTCGATCCACAACCACAGCGCCTATGCGGTGATCGAGCGCGACAAGCGGCTGGAGCCGGCGGCGTAA
- the dxs gene encoding 1-deoxy-D-xylulose-5-phosphate synthase, whose amino-acid sequence MTYALLKKIDAPADLRKLDRRELRTLADELRAYVLESVSQTGGHLSSNLGTVELTIALHYVFHTPDDRVVWDVGHQSYPHKILTGRRDRMNTLRQFGGISGFPRRSESEYDTFGTAHSSTSISAALGMALGARTLGEKRVSIAVIGDGAMTAGMAFEALNNAGVYKDLPLLVVLNDNDMSISPPVGALNKHLARLLSGQFYAATKKGLEKVLSVAPPVLEFAKRFEEHAKGMMVPATLFEEFGFNYIGPIDGHDLDSLVPTLQNIRKRALEGAGPMFLHVVTKKGQGYKLAEADPILYHGPGKFNPAEGIRPAAKPARKTYTQVFGDWLCDMAAADKRLIGITPAMREGSGMVEFEKRFPDRYYDVGIAEQHAVTFAGGMACEGLKPVVAIYSTFLQRGYDQLIHDVALQNLPVVFALDRAGLVGADGATHAGAYDIAYLRCIPNMMVTTPSDENECRQLLTTAFHQDCPTAVRYPRGAGQGVAIEAALTDVPVGKGVMRRTGGARAGQRVAFLGFGSMVHPALGAAQALDASVADMRFVKPLDVELVKRLASGHDYLVTVEEGSVMGGAGSAVLEALAEAGIDIPVLVLGLPDRFIDHGDPALLLSQCGLDAAGIERSVRERFGIGQTPVAIASRVA is encoded by the coding sequence ATGACCTACGCACTGCTCAAAAAGATTGACGCCCCCGCAGACCTGCGCAAGCTGGACCGGCGCGAATTGCGGACACTGGCCGATGAACTTCGCGCCTATGTGCTGGAGTCGGTCTCGCAGACTGGCGGCCACCTGTCGTCGAACCTCGGCACGGTGGAACTGACCATCGCGCTGCACTACGTCTTCCATACCCCTGACGACCGCGTGGTCTGGGACGTGGGCCATCAGAGTTATCCGCACAAGATCCTGACCGGCCGGCGCGACCGCATGAACACGCTGCGCCAGTTCGGCGGCATCTCGGGCTTCCCGCGCCGCAGCGAAAGCGAGTACGACACCTTCGGCACGGCGCATTCGTCGACCTCGATCTCGGCCGCGCTGGGCATGGCCCTGGGTGCGCGCACGCTTGGCGAGAAGCGTGTGTCGATCGCCGTGATCGGCGACGGGGCAATGACCGCGGGCATGGCCTTCGAGGCCTTGAACAATGCCGGCGTCTACAAGGACCTGCCGCTGCTGGTGGTGCTGAATGACAACGACATGTCGATTTCGCCGCCGGTGGGCGCGCTCAACAAGCACCTGGCGCGGTTGCTGAGCGGCCAGTTCTACGCGGCCACCAAGAAGGGTCTCGAGAAAGTGTTGTCGGTGGCGCCGCCGGTGCTGGAGTTCGCCAAGCGCTTCGAGGAACACGCCAAGGGCATGATGGTGCCGGCGACGCTGTTCGAGGAGTTCGGCTTCAACTACATCGGGCCGATCGACGGCCACGACCTCGATTCGCTGGTGCCGACGCTGCAGAACATCCGCAAGCGCGCGCTCGAAGGCGCGGGTCCGATGTTCCTGCACGTGGTGACCAAGAAGGGCCAGGGCTACAAGCTGGCCGAGGCCGATCCGATCCTCTATCACGGCCCGGGCAAGTTCAACCCGGCCGAAGGCATCCGCCCGGCCGCCAAGCCGGCCCGCAAGACCTATACGCAGGTCTTCGGCGACTGGCTGTGCGACATGGCCGCTGCCGACAAGCGCCTGATCGGCATTACGCCGGCGATGCGCGAAGGCTCGGGCATGGTCGAGTTCGAGAAGCGCTTCCCGGATCGCTACTACGACGTCGGCATCGCCGAGCAGCACGCGGTGACGTTCGCGGGCGGCATGGCCTGCGAGGGCCTGAAGCCGGTCGTGGCGATCTACTCGACGTTCCTGCAGCGCGGCTATGACCAGCTGATCCACGACGTGGCGCTGCAGAACCTGCCGGTGGTGTTCGCGCTGGACCGCGCGGGCCTCGTGGGCGCCGATGGCGCCACGCACGCGGGTGCCTACGATATCGCGTATCTGCGCTGCATCCCCAACATGATGGTGACGACGCCGTCCGACGAGAACGAGTGCCGCCAGTTGCTGACGACCGCGTTCCACCAGGATTGCCCGACCGCCGTGCGCTATCCGCGCGGCGCCGGCCAGGGCGTGGCGATCGAGGCGGCGCTGACGGACGTGCCGGTCGGCAAGGGCGTGATGCGCCGCACCGGCGGCGCGCGCGCGGGCCAGCGCGTGGCGTTCCTGGGCTTCGGCTCGATGGTGCATCCTGCGCTCGGCGCGGCGCAGGCGCTGGACGCATCGGTGGCCGACATGCGCTTCGTCAAGCCGCTCGACGTCGAGCTGGTCAAGCGTCTCGCCAGCGGGCACGACTACCTGGTGACGGTGGAAGAGGGCAGCGTCATGGGTGGCGCCGGCAGCGCCGTGCTCGAGGCGCTGGCCGAAGCGGGCATCGACATCCCGGTGCTGGTGCTGGGCCTGCCCGACCGCTTCATCGATCATGGCGACCCGGCCCTGCTGCTGTCGCAGTGCGGGCTCGATGCCGCTGGAATCGAACGTTCCGTGCGCGAGCGCTTCGGCATTGGCCAGACGCCCGTCGCGATCGCTTCGCGCGTGGCCTGA
- a CDS encoding polyprenyl synthetase family protein, protein MTDFASWMRAQGARTEAALDQALPNADTVPHTLHEAMRYAVLGGGKRVRPLLVHAAGEVTGASAEACDAAACAVEMIHAYSLVHDDMPCMDDDDLRRGRPTVHKAYDEATALLVGDALQTQAFIVLAQAQAVRPEARLKLVAELAVASGSVGMAGGQAIDLQNVGKAMSREALEAMHRMKTGALLRASVRMGALCGEIDAHGLAALDRYAAAVGLAFQVVDDILDVTADTATLGKTAGKDAAHDKPTYVSLMGLEAARALAAELRQSAHDALAGFGERATRLADLADLIVLRTH, encoded by the coding sequence ATGACCGATTTTGCAAGCTGGATGCGGGCGCAGGGCGCCCGGACCGAGGCCGCGCTGGACCAGGCGTTGCCAAATGCCGACACCGTGCCGCATACACTGCACGAGGCCATGCGTTATGCTGTGCTCGGCGGCGGCAAGCGCGTGCGGCCGTTGCTGGTGCATGCTGCCGGCGAAGTGACGGGTGCGAGTGCCGAGGCGTGCGACGCCGCGGCCTGCGCGGTGGAGATGATCCACGCCTATTCGCTGGTGCATGATGACATGCCCTGCATGGACGACGACGACCTGCGCCGCGGCCGCCCGACCGTGCACAAGGCCTATGACGAGGCCACCGCGCTGCTCGTGGGCGACGCGCTGCAGACCCAGGCGTTCATCGTGCTGGCCCAGGCGCAGGCGGTGCGGCCCGAGGCGCGGCTGAAGCTGGTGGCCGAACTGGCCGTGGCTTCTGGCTCCGTCGGCATGGCCGGCGGGCAGGCCATCGACCTGCAGAACGTCGGCAAGGCCATGTCGCGCGAGGCGCTCGAAGCCATGCACCGCATGAAGACCGGCGCGCTGCTGCGCGCGAGCGTGCGCATGGGCGCGCTGTGTGGTGAAATCGACGCACATGGCCTGGCCGCGCTGGACCGATACGCCGCGGCCGTGGGATTGGCGTTTCAGGTGGTGGACGATATTCTGGACGTCACCGCCGATACCGCCACGCTGGGCAAGACGGCGGGCAAGGACGCCGCGCACGACAAGCCGACCTATGTCTCGCTGATGGGACTGGAAGCGGCGCGCGCATTGGCGGCCGAGCTGCGCCAGTCCGCGCACGACGCCCTTGCCGGATTCGGCGAGCGGGCGACCCGCCTGGCCGATCTGGCTGACCTGATCGTGCTGCGCACACATTGA
- a CDS encoding exodeoxyribonuclease VII small subunit — protein MPKTTTDPVPTDDTATGSVPPASYEAAMAELETLVASMESGELPLEASLAAYRRGAELVRYCQQKLERVEQQVRVLEGDVLKPMTGDAGNTNGLEQE, from the coding sequence ATGCCAAAAACCACGACCGATCCGGTCCCGACCGACGACACTGCGACAGGCTCCGTGCCGCCCGCTTCGTATGAAGCGGCGATGGCCGAGCTCGAGACGCTGGTGGCGAGCATGGAAAGCGGCGAGTTGCCGCTGGAAGCCTCGCTGGCGGCGTACCGCCGCGGCGCCGAGCTGGTCCGCTATTGCCAGCAGAAGCTCGAGCGGGTGGAGCAGCAGGTCAGGGTACTCGAGGGCGACGTGCTGAAGCCCATGACCGGTGATGCCGGCAACACCAACGGCCTGGAGCAGGAATGA
- a CDS encoding aromatic ring-hydroxylating dioxygenase subunit alpha has protein sequence MSNLSTALKLAPADTQLPVDVYFDEALYQQELELLFRNGPGYVGHELMVPEVGDYHTLKAEDEGRMLVRNAAGVELMSNVCRHRQAIMLNGKGNSKNIVCPLHRWTYDLKGELLGAPHFDRQPCLHLKRSPLQNWNGLLFDGKRDVRADLARLGVAEDLNFEGYMLDHVEVHECNYNWKTFIEVYLEDYHVVPFHPGLGSFVSCDDLKWEFGEWHSVQTVGLHAGLKRPGSMTYQKWHDEVLRFNNGVLPKHGAIWLTYYPNIMVEWYPNVLVVSTLHPMGPRKTRNVVEFYYPEEITLFEREFVEAERAAYMETCIEDDEIAERMDAGRLALLRRGTSEVGPYQSPMEDGMQHFHEWYRRAMAYQG, from the coding sequence ATGTCCAATCTCAGCACCGCGCTCAAACTGGCGCCGGCTGATACGCAACTGCCCGTGGATGTCTATTTCGACGAGGCGTTGTATCAACAAGAACTAGAACTGCTGTTCAGGAATGGCCCGGGCTATGTCGGCCACGAACTGATGGTCCCCGAGGTAGGCGACTACCACACGCTCAAGGCGGAGGACGAGGGCCGCATGCTGGTCCGCAATGCGGCTGGCGTGGAGCTGATGTCCAACGTCTGCCGCCATCGCCAGGCCATCATGCTCAACGGCAAGGGCAACTCGAAGAACATCGTCTGCCCGCTGCACCGCTGGACCTACGACCTGAAGGGCGAACTGCTCGGCGCGCCACATTTCGACCGGCAGCCCTGCCTTCACCTGAAGCGCTCGCCGCTGCAGAACTGGAACGGCCTGCTGTTCGACGGCAAGCGCGACGTGCGCGCCGACCTGGCCAGGCTGGGCGTGGCCGAGGACCTGAACTTCGAAGGCTACATGCTCGACCACGTCGAGGTCCACGAGTGCAACTACAACTGGAAGACCTTCATCGAGGTCTATCTGGAGGACTACCACGTCGTGCCGTTCCACCCGGGACTGGGCAGCTTCGTCTCGTGCGACGACCTGAAGTGGGAGTTCGGCGAGTGGCACAGCGTGCAGACCGTGGGCTTGCACGCCGGCCTGAAGCGGCCCGGCAGCATGACGTACCAGAAGTGGCACGACGAGGTCCTGCGCTTCAACAACGGCGTGCTGCCCAAGCACGGCGCGATCTGGCTGACGTACTACCCCAACATCATGGTGGAGTGGTACCCCAATGTGCTGGTGGTCTCCACGCTGCACCCCATGGGGCCGCGCAAGACCCGCAACGTGGTCGAGTTCTACTATCCCGAGGAAATCACGCTGTTCGAGCGCGAGTTCGTCGAGGCCGAGCGCGCCGCCTACATGGAAACCTGCATCGAGGATGACGAGATCGCCGAACGCATGGATGCCGGCCGCCTGGCGTTGCTCAGGCGCGGCACCAGCGAGGTCGGTCCGTACCAGTCGCCGATGGAAGACGGCATGCAGCACTTCCATGAATGGTACCGGCGCGCCATGGCCTATCAGGGCTGA
- a CDS encoding DMT family transporter, which translates to MQSLWMLFAAFSFSLMGVGVKLASEFYTTGEIVFYRSVIGAGIMWALMASQGVSVRTPHMLTHVKRSVFGVTALLLWFTSITLLPLATAMTLNYMSPVWIALILGASAALAGTAGNADKKLIVAILMSFAGVLFLLQPSVGKDQLTGGLVGLISGMFTALAYVEVRQLGQLGEPEHRIVFYFSAVGLAVGLVWMLYSGPSAHTWHGAALLVAIGILATLGQTAMTRAYKRGNTLLTANLQYAGIVFASIWGMLIWSDRLNWISWLGMGLIVASGIATTLARARQDSGHKPTPDTPVKSPEAEVHPEV; encoded by the coding sequence ATGCAATCGCTCTGGATGTTGTTTGCCGCCTTCTCGTTCTCGTTGATGGGGGTGGGCGTCAAGCTGGCATCCGAGTTCTACACCACGGGCGAAATCGTCTTCTATCGCAGCGTGATCGGCGCCGGCATCATGTGGGCGCTGATGGCCTCGCAGGGCGTCTCGGTGCGCACGCCGCACATGCTTACGCACGTCAAGCGCAGCGTGTTTGGCGTGACCGCGCTGCTGCTGTGGTTCACGTCGATCACCCTGCTACCGCTGGCCACGGCCATGACGCTGAACTACATGTCGCCGGTGTGGATCGCGCTGATCCTGGGTGCCAGTGCCGCGCTCGCGGGCACGGCGGGCAACGCCGACAAGAAGCTGATCGTGGCCATCCTGATGTCGTTCGCCGGGGTCCTGTTCCTGCTGCAGCCCTCGGTGGGCAAGGACCAGCTCACGGGCGGCCTGGTCGGCCTGATTTCCGGCATGTTCACCGCGCTGGCCTATGTCGAGGTCCGGCAGCTCGGACAGCTTGGCGAGCCCGAGCACCGCATCGTCTTCTACTTCTCGGCCGTGGGCCTGGCAGTCGGCCTGGTCTGGATGCTGTATTCCGGGCCCAGCGCGCACACCTGGCACGGCGCGGCCCTGCTGGTCGCCATCGGCATCCTGGCCACGCTCGGCCAGACCGCCATGACGCGCGCCTACAAGCGCGGCAATACGCTGCTGACCGCCAACCTGCAGTACGCCGGCATCGTGTTCGCGAGCATCTGGGGCATGCTGATCTGGTCGGACCGGCTCAACTGGATCTCGTGGCTGGGCATGGGGCTGATCGTCGCCAGCGGCATCGCCACCACGCTGGCCCGCGCGCGCCAGGATTCCGGACACAAGCCGACGCCGGACACCCCGGTCAAATCGCCCGAGGCGGAAGTACATCCGGAGGTGTAG